One Brassica napus cultivar Da-Ae chromosome C2, Da-Ae, whole genome shotgun sequence DNA window includes the following coding sequences:
- the LOC106403972 gene encoding FCS-Like Zinc finger 6, whose translation MLLGKRQRPPINRTTSLSEIKFDLNLPPESEVSSNQQSPTQTTVVGPYGSNGQVVAASVNQQRGIDKRFQAMVTPRPRGNLRRHSGDFSDAGHFLRSCSLCERLLVPGRDIYMYRGDTAFCSSECRQQQMAQDERKEKGKPAKQSVVAATAKPGKGGRAAAAV comes from the exons ATGTTGCTTGGAAAGAGACAACGACCACCGATTAACAGAACCACGAGTCTGTCGGAGATAAAGTTTGATCTGAACCTTCCACCAGAATCAGAGGTATCGTCAAACCAGCAGAGTCCAACCCAAACCACCGTGGTTGGACCATACGGTTCCAACGGTCAAGTCGTAGCAGCATCCGTTAATCAACAACGTGGGATAGATAAACGGTTCCAAGCTATGGTCACACCGAGACCGAGAGGTAACCTGAGGAGACACTCAGGCGATTTCTCAGATGCTGGACATTTCTTAAGATCTTGCTCCCTCTGCGAACGCTTACTTGTTCCCGGCCGTGACATCTATATGTATAG GGGAGATACGGCCTTCTGTAGCTCAGAGTGCAGGCAACAGCAAATGGCACAAGACGAGAGGAAAGAGAAAGGTAAACCGGCGAAGCAATCGGTGGTGGCAGCCACCGCAAAACCCGGCAAAGGAGGGAGAGCTGCAGCCGCCGTGTAA